In Dyadobacter sp. CECT 9275, the following proteins share a genomic window:
- a CDS encoding HAD family hydrolase: MNKEIAVIFDMDGVICHTNPYHSIAFREFFSSRNLSPTDEEFAEHMFGKSNSYILSHFLQRPITGVELSLLEDEKESLFRKIYEPFIEPISGFPFFVEDLYANEVKLGVATSAPRANLDLIFSKVAIREMLGSILASENVTRHKPDPEVYLKSAQHLGVKPDQCVVFEDSFSGVSAAKNAGMKVVGVLSSHTPEELPVCDLYVNNYEGLDFRSVAALFR; encoded by the coding sequence ATGAACAAGGAAATTGCAGTAATTTTTGACATGGATGGCGTCATTTGCCATACCAATCCCTATCATTCCATCGCTTTTCGGGAGTTTTTTTCAAGCCGGAACCTGTCGCCTACGGATGAGGAGTTTGCAGAACATATGTTTGGCAAAAGTAACAGTTACATACTTTCGCATTTTTTGCAAAGGCCTATAACAGGAGTGGAGCTGAGCCTGCTGGAGGATGAAAAGGAAAGCCTGTTCAGGAAAATCTATGAGCCATTCATAGAGCCCATAAGCGGTTTTCCGTTTTTCGTAGAAGACCTTTATGCCAATGAAGTGAAACTTGGTGTGGCAACTTCGGCACCAAGGGCAAATCTCGACCTTATTTTTAGCAAAGTAGCCATACGGGAAATGCTGGGATCGATACTGGCGAGTGAAAATGTAACCCGACACAAACCCGATCCTGAGGTGTACCTCAAATCCGCGCAGCATCTGGGTGTGAAGCCAGACCAGTGTGTGGTTTTTGAAGATTCATTTTCTGGCGTATCCGCTGCCAAAAATGCCGGGATGAAGGTAGTAGGGGTGTTGAGCTCACATACTCCTGAAGAGCTGCCGGTCTGTGATTTATATGTTAACAATTACGAGGGGCTGGATTTCAGGAGCGTTGCAGCTTTGTTCAGGTGA
- a CDS encoding tetratricopeptide repeat protein, producing the protein MHFRATLFFLILFFFFTGPGARGQLLNDPAAIKTIQGALDKIYNYEFAEAEKIINQVEGKYPGHPVIHILDSFILFWRYLPIKDNPVKAKEYVQKLNACLSAVEKRFGKDSRDPEAVFYVMVARGYLAMMYNYKGEMLNAAGEGKKAYNAFLEGLKLISKNPEFYFTSGMYNYYVVIYPEIHPIVKPLMVFFKKGDKALGMKQVETGTRLGTITKAESCFYLSHLYLKYEDRPEKAVVYMQRLVDQYPQNPIYLMKYIESLVLAGKYDEAESLMPPLKRLQTGFFPASWHTFQAIILEKRDKNDTAAQREYLAALRLPHDDQYTEEYTPMAYAGLARIAKREGNQSKAKDYYKKCLDRAEYTSLIKEARSGR; encoded by the coding sequence ATGCACTTCAGAGCAACACTGTTTTTTTTAATTCTGTTCTTTTTTTTTACAGGGCCCGGAGCCAGAGGCCAGCTTCTCAACGATCCTGCTGCTATAAAAACAATTCAGGGGGCGCTGGATAAAATTTATAACTATGAATTTGCGGAGGCGGAAAAAATCATTAACCAGGTAGAGGGCAAATATCCGGGCCATCCCGTGATCCACATTCTAGACTCCTTTATACTCTTCTGGCGGTATCTTCCTATTAAGGATAATCCCGTTAAAGCAAAAGAATATGTTCAAAAGCTGAATGCCTGTCTTTCCGCAGTGGAAAAGCGTTTTGGTAAAGACAGCAGAGATCCGGAAGCAGTGTTTTATGTGATGGTTGCGAGGGGTTATCTGGCCATGATGTACAATTATAAAGGGGAAATGCTCAATGCCGCCGGCGAGGGGAAGAAGGCCTACAATGCTTTTCTGGAAGGGTTGAAACTAATCAGTAAAAACCCTGAGTTTTATTTTACTTCCGGTATGTATAACTACTATGTGGTCATATATCCGGAAATACATCCAATTGTGAAACCGCTGATGGTGTTTTTCAAGAAGGGGGATAAAGCGTTGGGAATGAAACAAGTGGAAACCGGTACCCGCCTGGGCACGATCACCAAGGCAGAATCCTGTTTTTATCTGTCGCATCTGTATCTGAAATATGAAGACAGGCCTGAGAAGGCGGTGGTATATATGCAACGGCTGGTAGATCAGTATCCTCAGAATCCGATTTACCTGATGAAGTACATAGAGTCCTTGGTATTAGCCGGGAAGTATGACGAGGCGGAATCTCTGATGCCTCCATTGAAGCGTTTGCAAACAGGCTTTTTCCCTGCATCATGGCATACTTTTCAAGCAATTATTCTGGAAAAGCGCGACAAAAATGATACTGCAGCCCAGCGCGAATACCTGGCCGCGCTTAGACTACCCCACGACGACCAGTACACCGAGGAATATACCCCCATGGCCTATGCAGGTTTGGCGCGTATCGCCAAAAGGGAAGGCAATCAATCCAAAGCCAAAGACTACTATAAAAAATGCCTGGATAGGGCAGAGTACACCTCTTTGATCAAGGAAGCCAGGAGCGGGCGGTGA
- a CDS encoding M16 family metallopeptidase — protein sequence MIRYEQFTLDNGLKVFVHEDFSTPMAAVNILYNVGSRDEDEERTGFAHLFEHLMFGGSANIPDYDIPVQKVGGENNAFTSPDITNYYITLPANNIETAFWLEADRMLSLSFDPNVLEVQRKVVIEEFKQRYLNQPYGDMWLKLRPVAYQQHPYRWATIGKDIEHIERATLDDVRHFFFKFYRPNNAVMVVGGAVKLEQVKKLAEKWFGGIPAGEQYIRQIPKEPLQTEARFLETSAQVPLNSLIKVFHMPGRYDDGFYAGDLLSDILGRGKSSRLYQSLLKENPLFNSISASITSSLDPGLFLVKGNLNPGVSLEEADAAVNDLLAQVLDKGVSEEELIKVKNQTEATLAFSEVELLNRAMNLAFAANAGNVDWANEDAALIRNLTSADIHEAARTILKPENGTTMYYRSNS from the coding sequence ATGATTCGTTACGAGCAGTTTACATTGGATAATGGCCTTAAAGTTTTTGTTCATGAGGATTTTTCAACTCCAATGGCCGCCGTCAATATTTTGTATAACGTTGGCTCCCGTGACGAAGATGAAGAACGGACCGGATTTGCCCATTTGTTCGAACACCTGATGTTTGGCGGCTCGGCTAATATTCCCGACTACGACATCCCTGTACAGAAGGTCGGTGGAGAAAACAACGCTTTTACCTCTCCGGATATTACTAATTATTATATCACACTTCCGGCTAACAATATTGAAACGGCATTCTGGCTGGAAGCCGACCGTATGCTCAGCCTTTCATTTGACCCAAATGTACTGGAAGTTCAGCGGAAAGTGGTTATTGAGGAGTTCAAGCAACGTTATCTCAATCAGCCGTATGGAGATATGTGGCTCAAACTGCGCCCGGTGGCCTATCAGCAGCACCCCTATCGGTGGGCTACCATAGGCAAAGATATTGAGCACATAGAACGCGCCACACTGGACGACGTCCGCCATTTTTTCTTTAAATTTTACCGCCCCAACAACGCCGTCATGGTGGTAGGCGGAGCTGTTAAACTGGAACAGGTCAAAAAACTTGCCGAAAAATGGTTTGGAGGGATACCCGCTGGCGAACAATACATCCGGCAAATCCCGAAAGAGCCATTACAAACCGAGGCAAGGTTTCTCGAAACTTCTGCTCAGGTTCCGTTAAACAGCCTGATCAAAGTATTTCACATGCCTGGCCGTTACGACGACGGTTTTTATGCCGGTGATCTGCTGAGTGATATCCTCGGAAGAGGCAAGTCATCCAGGTTATACCAATCGCTATTGAAAGAAAATCCATTGTTCAACAGTATCAGTGCCAGTATTACTTCTTCTCTGGATCCTGGCTTGTTTCTTGTGAAAGGAAATCTTAACCCGGGCGTATCACTAGAAGAAGCGGATGCCGCTGTGAACGATTTGCTTGCTCAGGTGCTGGACAAAGGTGTAAGTGAGGAAGAACTCATTAAAGTTAAAAACCAGACCGAAGCAACACTTGCGTTTTCGGAAGTGGAACTACTCAACCGTGCTATGAACCTGGCTTTTGCAGCCAATGCAGGAAACGTGGATTGGGCAAACGAAGATGCCGCACTGATACGGAACCTGACCTCCGCCGATATCCACGAA
- a CDS encoding fumarylacetoacetate hydrolase family protein: MKIICVGRNYTEHIEELNNERPDAPVIFLKPETAQIRLGEPFFYPDFSKDIHYEVELVVKINRVGKNIEERFAHKYYDEIGVGIDFTARDLQSDLKAKGLPWELAKAFNGSAPVSDFINVSEFEDIQNINFSLDVNGETRQKGNSSMMLYRINYLISFVSKFFLLKKGDLIFTGTPKGVGAVQIGDTLTAFIEGKQMLRLPIK, translated from the coding sequence ATGAAAATTATTTGTGTAGGACGTAATTACACCGAACACATTGAAGAGTTAAATAACGAGCGTCCTGACGCGCCGGTTATATTTTTGAAACCTGAAACGGCTCAGATCCGCCTGGGGGAGCCGTTCTTTTATCCCGACTTTTCAAAGGATATTCATTATGAGGTAGAGCTCGTTGTAAAAATAAACCGGGTAGGCAAGAATATTGAAGAACGTTTTGCGCATAAATACTATGATGAGATAGGAGTGGGTATAGACTTCACGGCCCGTGATCTGCAATCGGATTTAAAGGCAAAAGGGTTGCCGTGGGAGCTTGCTAAGGCATTTAACGGCTCTGCACCGGTATCTGATTTTATCAATGTATCAGAATTTGAAGACATTCAGAATATCAATTTCAGCCTCGACGTCAACGGAGAGACCAGGCAAAAAGGGAATTCTTCCATGATGTTATACCGTATCAATTATCTGATTTCGTTCGTTTCAAAATTTTTCCTTCTTAAAAAAGGAGACCTCATTTTTACCGGAACGCCCAAAGGAGTAGGTGCGGTGCAGATCGGGGATACACTCACTGCTTTTATTGAAGGAAAACAGATGTTACGTTTGCCCATCAAATAA
- the ispF gene encoding 2-C-methyl-D-erythritol 2,4-cyclodiphosphate synthase — translation MFPFRIGQGYDVHQLTEGRPFWLGGILIPHTHGAKGHSDADVVCHVLCDALLGAANMRNIGYHFSDKDPQWKGVDSKILLARVMEMIREKGYEVGNADVTIVLQNPKLNPYIPEMKACLAGVMMMSEEDISIKATTSELLGFVGREEGIAAHCVALIYKTDFKIDPLLSRLS, via the coding sequence ATGTTTCCATTCCGGATCGGACAAGGGTATGATGTACATCAGTTAACAGAAGGCAGGCCTTTCTGGCTGGGCGGAATTTTAATACCGCACACCCATGGAGCCAAGGGCCATTCCGACGCCGACGTTGTTTGCCATGTTCTTTGCGATGCACTTTTAGGTGCAGCCAATATGCGGAATATCGGTTACCACTTTTCGGATAAGGACCCTCAATGGAAGGGCGTCGACAGCAAGATTCTTCTGGCCAGAGTAATGGAAATGATCAGGGAAAAGGGATATGAAGTGGGGAATGCTGACGTCACCATCGTGTTGCAAAATCCCAAATTAAACCCATACATACCCGAAATGAAAGCCTGCCTTGCGGGTGTGATGATGATGAGCGAAGAAGATATTTCCATTAAAGCAACCACATCGGAGCTGCTGGGCTTTGTAGGAAGGGAGGAAGGAATTGCAGCGCATTGTGTTGCACTCATTTATAAAACCGATTTTAAGATTGATCCCTTATTAAGCCGTCTGTCGTAA
- the bcp gene encoding thioredoxin-dependent thiol peroxidase has protein sequence MELQVGDVAPDFTAKDQDGKEIKLSAFKGKKVIMYFYPKDDTPGCTAQACNLRDNYDVLLQKGYVVLGVSVDSEKSHLKFIKKFNLPFPLIADTEHAIVEKYGVWVEKSMYGRTYMGTARTTFVLDEDGVITEIIEKVDTKDHTDQILHQTE, from the coding sequence ATGGAACTTCAGGTGGGTGATGTTGCTCCGGATTTTACGGCTAAAGATCAGGATGGAAAAGAAATAAAGCTTTCGGCATTCAAGGGTAAAAAGGTGATCATGTATTTTTACCCTAAGGATGATACCCCCGGTTGTACGGCTCAGGCCTGTAATTTAAGAGATAACTACGATGTACTGCTTCAAAAGGGATATGTTGTACTGGGTGTGAGTGTGGACAGCGAAAAATCCCATCTTAAATTCATCAAGAAATTTAACCTGCCTTTTCCGCTCATAGCTGATACTGAACACGCTATTGTTGAAAAATATGGCGTATGGGTAGAGAAAAGTATGTATGGCCGTACTTACATGGGTACTGCCAGAACCACTTTCGTGCTGGATGAAGACGGGGTTATCACTGAGATTATTGAAAAAGTGGACACAAAAGATCACACCGATCAAATTCTTCATCAAACTGAATAA
- a CDS encoding M23 family metallopeptidase produces MYNCLGAKVRYFALLFFCISIVSVAQKQSYPKGYYQFPIRPGLPNSLAGGLGDLRTNHFHAGVDIRTQQREGLPVYAAADGYVLKVAVQRGGYGNVIYLRHPNGQTSVYGHLLKFLDEVGDYVRSEQYKKQTFEIDLFPQAGRYTFKKGEIIALSGNTGGSAGPHLHFEIRDSKDNYLNPLFFGFNEIKDITPPKFVNLAIRPLDINGRVNGQFARIPYTPVKQKDGSYRLEQPVTATGTIGIDLQAFDQMTGTGFRYGLQCIEIRMDGQEVFSYNMEIFPNAATRDYNNLIDYDMEQETGQRFLRCYVPDGNKFNLYKTNGYQGKLMIRDTLSHQIKIRISDSYENFSELTFSIKGESNDGSIAVPETEANPEWVQTEIDENVLKIRAARYQSTNPVATYFASGNQIKARAVGYQSGAAVFVSDLREFMPDSVQIGNITTKTYFRKALMPGIPQKYESEGWSLETDSTSLFDTLYLAVQRNYTTLKVNDRGTALRDRVRLTFKSEIPVTDKARTHMYRYVNGDYRFVGGEWKGDVITFETKELGTFMMQTDTVPPRLRLTENSGQRITGYIGDGLSGIDKFRAMVNGTWVLLNYDYKKGYIWSEKLDNGVPFDGDLLVEVTDRAGNSTILQTEIVEKPKVVRKPRKKRK; encoded by the coding sequence ATGTACAACTGCTTGGGAGCCAAAGTCCGTTATTTTGCTTTACTATTCTTCTGTATTTCTATTGTGTCGGTGGCGCAAAAGCAATCCTATCCTAAAGGTTACTATCAGTTTCCTATCCGTCCCGGGCTGCCCAATTCACTCGCCGGAGGACTGGGCGATTTGCGCACCAACCATTTTCATGCAGGAGTGGATATCCGCACCCAGCAGCGGGAAGGGCTTCCCGTGTATGCCGCGGCCGATGGGTACGTCTTGAAAGTGGCCGTGCAGAGGGGCGGATATGGTAATGTAATTTATCTCAGACATCCCAACGGGCAGACTTCGGTATATGGTCATTTGCTGAAATTTTTGGATGAGGTGGGTGATTACGTAAGAAGCGAGCAGTATAAAAAACAGACTTTTGAAATTGATCTTTTTCCCCAGGCTGGCAGATATACCTTTAAAAAGGGCGAGATTATTGCTTTGTCGGGGAATACGGGCGGGTCTGCGGGGCCTCATCTGCATTTCGAGATCAGGGATTCCAAAGATAATTATCTTAATCCGCTGTTTTTTGGATTTAACGAGATCAAAGATATCACACCACCTAAATTTGTGAATCTGGCGATCAGGCCGCTGGACATTAATGGGAGGGTGAATGGTCAGTTTGCCAGAATACCTTACACGCCTGTAAAACAGAAGGACGGGTCCTACAGGCTGGAACAACCCGTAACAGCCACAGGTACCATAGGGATAGATTTACAGGCTTTTGACCAAATGACGGGAACGGGTTTCCGGTACGGGCTGCAATGTATTGAGATCAGAATGGACGGACAGGAGGTATTTTCTTACAACATGGAAATTTTTCCGAATGCCGCTACAAGGGATTACAACAACCTGATCGACTATGACATGGAGCAGGAAACCGGTCAGCGGTTTTTGAGGTGTTACGTTCCGGATGGGAATAAGTTCAATCTTTATAAAACCAATGGATATCAGGGGAAACTGATGATTCGGGATACCCTTAGTCACCAGATAAAAATCAGGATATCTGATTCTTACGAGAATTTCAGCGAATTGACTTTCAGTATCAAGGGAGAATCCAATGATGGTAGTATCGCCGTTCCGGAAACAGAAGCGAATCCGGAATGGGTACAAACTGAAATTGATGAAAATGTCTTGAAAATAAGGGCTGCCAGGTACCAGAGTACTAACCCCGTGGCCACCTACTTTGCCTCTGGGAACCAGATAAAAGCGAGGGCGGTGGGCTATCAGAGCGGTGCCGCTGTTTTTGTTTCGGATCTCAGGGAGTTCATGCCTGATTCCGTACAGATTGGTAATATCACTACCAAAACCTATTTCCGCAAAGCGCTGATGCCCGGTATCCCTCAAAAATACGAGTCCGAAGGCTGGTCGCTTGAAACCGATAGCACCAGTCTTTTTGATACCCTTTACCTAGCAGTGCAGCGCAATTACACCACGCTTAAAGTCAATGACAGAGGCACAGCACTGAGAGATCGGGTGAGGCTTACATTTAAATCGGAAATTCCGGTTACAGATAAGGCAAGAACGCATATGTACCGGTACGTGAATGGTGATTATCGTTTTGTGGGAGGAGAATGGAAGGGAGATGTCATTACATTCGAAACGAAGGAATTAGGTACTTTTATGATGCAGACAGATACCGTTCCCCCAAGGCTCAGGCTGACGGAAAACAGCGGACAAAGGATCACAGGGTACATCGGCGACGGTTTGTCGGGTATCGACAAGTTTCGGGCCATGGTAAATGGTACTTGGGTCCTGCTCAATTATGATTATAAAAAAGGATATATCTGGTCAGAAAAGCTGGATAACGGTGTGCCATTTGATGGAGATCTGCTGGTTGAAGTTACGGATAGGGCGGGAAATAGTACTATCTTGCAGACTGAAATAGTTGAAAAACCAAAAGTGGTCAGAAAACCAAGGAAAAAAAGAAAATAG
- a CDS encoding C40 family peptidase, with translation MRKQIFPYFLYLFTLSILITSCDTLRKTPSKESSPRSGRNSKSRSSGSTASARPSSRPPARPGSGRSTTPPKKNNTPPVSGATYTRPAVPYSAEVAKVIDQARTYTGTPYRSGGNDKNGIDCSGLICSVYAEIGVKVPRISWQQSEFGKEINAIQEIQPGDWVFFVPEAGKEGYVSHAGIVTDVRSDQEIIFIHASTSRGVREDNLFSTYFKGRFVKAMRPF, from the coding sequence ATGAGAAAACAGATATTCCCTTATTTCCTTTATCTTTTCACACTATCTATACTCATAACTTCCTGCGATACACTTCGTAAAACACCATCCAAAGAGTCCTCGCCGCGATCAGGCAGGAACAGCAAATCACGGTCGTCAGGCAGTACTGCTTCCGCAAGGCCTTCTTCCCGCCCTCCGGCCAGGCCAGGTTCCGGCAGAAGCACAACACCACCCAAAAAGAATAATACACCACCGGTATCCGGAGCTACTTATACAAGGCCGGCAGTACCTTATAGTGCAGAGGTTGCCAAAGTAATTGACCAGGCACGCACCTATACCGGCACACCGTACCGGTCCGGAGGAAATGACAAAAACGGAATTGATTGTTCAGGCCTTATCTGCTCGGTATACGCTGAAATCGGGGTGAAAGTCCCCCGGATTTCCTGGCAGCAGTCGGAGTTTGGGAAAGAGATAAACGCCATACAGGAAATCCAGCCGGGCGACTGGGTATTTTTTGTTCCTGAAGCAGGTAAGGAAGGATATGTATCCCATGCCGGAATCGTTACTGACGTCCGTAGTGATCAGGAGATCATTTTCATCCATGCTTCTACCTCCAGAGGTGTGCGTGAGGACAATCTCTTTTCGACGTATTTCAAGGGAAGATTTGTGAAGGCAATGCGTCCTTTTTAG
- a CDS encoding MBL fold metallo-hydrolase, protein MLISLIIFFAIAVFLILQLKSFGKEPTGARLERIRKSPNYRNGSFQNLTKTPVNAENSSFTKILVMFMFGKDKNAEPIVPLPSVRTNLKGPPQTQPTITYFGHSSYLIQIDGKNILMDPVFCERTSPVQFLGSKNFEGTHVYGLVDMPRIDFVFLSHDHYDHMDYETLREFTGRETRFVVPLGAGEHLEYWGISPAHITELDWWEETSVVPGLKITSTPARHFSGRNFNRGKSLWTSYVMQSDSYRIFLGGDSGYEKHFAEIGSKFGPFDLAILECGQYNEMWPYIHMMPEETAQASVDLRAKVLWPVHWGKFALGMHAWNEPIIRVSKKAEEMGIKLTTPRIGEQIVLPNTLPDQKWWELPMKE, encoded by the coding sequence ATGCTTATTTCTCTTATCATTTTTTTTGCCATAGCTGTTTTTCTTATTCTTCAGTTGAAATCCTTTGGCAAAGAACCCACGGGAGCCCGTCTGGAGAGGATCCGGAAATCTCCTAATTATAGAAACGGCAGTTTTCAGAATCTCACCAAAACACCGGTGAATGCCGAAAATTCTAGCTTTACCAAAATATTAGTGATGTTTATGTTTGGCAAGGACAAAAATGCCGAACCGATTGTCCCGCTGCCTTCAGTGCGTACCAACCTGAAAGGGCCGCCTCAGACACAACCGACCATCACTTACTTCGGACATTCCTCTTACCTGATCCAGATTGACGGGAAGAATATTCTCATGGATCCGGTATTCTGCGAACGTACTTCGCCGGTTCAGTTTTTGGGGTCAAAAAATTTTGAGGGAACACATGTTTACGGCCTTGTAGATATGCCGCGGATAGATTTTGTATTCCTGTCTCACGACCACTATGATCACATGGATTATGAAACCCTCAGGGAGTTTACTGGGAGGGAAACCCGCTTTGTAGTACCGCTCGGTGCCGGCGAGCATCTGGAATATTGGGGTATATCACCGGCGCATATCACAGAATTGGATTGGTGGGAAGAAACCAGCGTGGTACCGGGTTTGAAAATAACCTCCACTCCGGCGAGACATTTCTCAGGCAGGAATTTCAACAGGGGAAAGTCGCTGTGGACGTCTTATGTGATGCAGTCGGACTCGTACAGGATTTTTCTCGGAGGGGACTCAGGCTATGAAAAACATTTTGCAGAAATCGGCAGTAAATTCGGTCCTTTTGATCTGGCCATTCTGGAATGCGGCCAGTACAACGAAATGTGGCCTTATATACACATGATGCCTGAGGAAACCGCCCAGGCTTCTGTTGATCTGAGAGCCAAAGTGTTATGGCCTGTCCATTGGGGAAAATTTGCGCTTGGTATGCATGCATGGAACGAGCCCATTATCCGCGTATCTAAAAAAGCAGAGGAGATGGGAATCAAACTGACGACGCCGAGAATTGGTGAACAAATTGTACTTCCTAATACTTTACCTGATCAAAAATGGTGGGAATTACCCATGAAAGAATGA
- a CDS encoding RNA polymerase sigma factor, whose product MTELDQLSNFDKSTASVTSGNLTSIEVYDKFGAMAYGIILQIIPQPHLAQEILVEVFASPLLQSCNSYPFSFGACVIKLARAKAVEAKRKLMSVVPAHSESTAEPIVNSPQLIFDLAFCQGYTPDEVAEKLSISKSEVLKSFHDFFQSSRNS is encoded by the coding sequence ATGACTGAACTAGATCAATTATCGAATTTTGATAAAAGCACGGCCTCAGTAACTTCCGGAAACCTTACCTCAATTGAAGTGTACGATAAGTTCGGAGCCATGGCATACGGCATCATTCTGCAGATTATACCGCAACCTCATCTTGCTCAGGAGATACTGGTGGAGGTTTTTGCTTCTCCGTTACTCCAGTCCTGCAACAGCTACCCCTTTTCGTTTGGTGCCTGTGTGATCAAACTGGCAAGGGCTAAGGCGGTTGAGGCCAAGAGAAAGTTAATGTCGGTAGTACCTGCTCATAGCGAAAGTACGGCGGAACCCATTGTAAACTCACCCCAACTGATATTTGACCTCGCTTTTTGCCAGGGATATACCCCCGACGAAGTGGCTGAAAAGTTAAGCATTTCTAAATCCGAGGTATTGAAATCGTTTCACGACTTTTTTCAGTCCTCAAGAAACTCCTAA
- a CDS encoding amidohydrolase family protein: protein MKKYHILPLLLLFLGINCSSAQQNKLSEEPLGFEEYDPVSTLKVEEHITRRAKFPFIDVHNHQYQMPTQNLKNLTAQMDSLNMAIMVNLSGRGWSQEWAEGTATLKGSLENVAKNEPKRIAVFTNLQFKGFGEKDWTARAVKQLEEDVKMGAKGLKIYKSLGFSGIKDDKGNRVAVSDPRLQGVWQKCGQLGIPVLIHTADVPSFWDPMDRYNERWLELKTHPGRRRGANDPVPFDSLIAEQHAIFRNNPKTTFINAHMGWYPNNLKKLDSLMTVFPNMYVEIGAVIAELGRQPRNAKKFFTKYQDRVLFGKDSWVPSEYTTYFRVLETEDEYFPYHKKYHAFWRMYGMGLPDEVLKKLYYKNALKIIPGLDKSLFPE from the coding sequence ATGAAAAAATATCATATACTACCCCTTTTACTTTTGTTCCTGGGTATTAACTGCTCTTCGGCACAACAGAATAAGCTCAGTGAAGAACCGCTTGGTTTCGAAGAATACGATCCTGTTTCTACCCTCAAGGTAGAAGAGCATATCACCCGCAGGGCAAAATTCCCTTTTATTGATGTGCACAACCATCAGTACCAGATGCCTACCCAGAACCTTAAAAACCTGACAGCTCAGATGGACAGCCTAAATATGGCTATCATGGTGAACCTCAGCGGGCGCGGTTGGTCTCAGGAATGGGCGGAGGGTACTGCAACGCTGAAAGGCTCTCTGGAAAATGTCGCCAAAAATGAACCAAAAAGGATCGCGGTATTTACCAATTTGCAGTTTAAAGGGTTTGGTGAAAAAGACTGGACCGCCAGGGCTGTCAAACAGCTGGAGGAAGATGTAAAAATGGGTGCCAAGGGGTTGAAAATTTATAAAAGCCTGGGTTTTAGCGGAATAAAAGATGACAAAGGGAACCGGGTGGCGGTGAGTGATCCGCGGCTCCAGGGCGTTTGGCAAAAGTGCGGCCAACTGGGGATACCCGTCCTGATACATACTGCGGATGTGCCGTCGTTCTGGGACCCTATGGACCGTTATAACGAGCGCTGGCTGGAATTAAAAACGCACCCGGGCCGCCGCCGCGGAGCAAACGATCCCGTCCCTTTTGATTCACTCATAGCTGAGCAGCATGCTATTTTCCGTAATAATCCCAAGACAACTTTCATCAACGCGCACATGGGATGGTACCCCAATAACCTGAAAAAGCTGGATAGCCTTATGACGGTATTCCCCAACATGTATGTTGAAATTGGTGCGGTAATCGCTGAACTGGGTCGCCAACCCCGGAATGCCAAAAAGTTTTTCACTAAATATCAGGATCGCGTGCTTTTCGGGAAAGACAGCTGGGTACCCTCCGAATATACTACGTATTTCAGGGTGCTGGAAACGGAGGACGAGTATTTCCCCTATCACAAAAAATACCACGCTTTCTGGCGTATGTATGGCATGGGACTTCCGGATGAGGTACTTAAAAAATTGTACTACAAAAATGCCCTGAAAATTATCCCAGGCCTGGATAAGAGCCTCTTTCCAGAGTAA
- a CDS encoding Dps family protein: MKTNIGISDENTQEVAFLLNKLLANEFVLYTKTRNYHWNIGGMNFFELHKLFEGQYEQLQVILDDIAERIRAIGHYSEARLEDILKLTDLLETPYTNDEKTQLKNLLDDHETIIRILRTLATDFADKYKDLGSSDYVTGLLREHEKMAWMLRAFLK, encoded by the coding sequence ATGAAAACGAACATTGGGATATCTGACGAAAATACCCAGGAGGTAGCATTTCTTCTTAACAAATTACTGGCCAATGAATTTGTGTTGTACACAAAAACCCGCAATTACCACTGGAACATCGGAGGTATGAATTTCTTTGAGTTACACAAACTTTTCGAAGGGCAGTATGAACAGCTTCAGGTGATTCTGGACGACATAGCCGAACGGATCAGGGCCATTGGTCATTACTCTGAGGCACGCCTGGAGGATATATTAAAACTGACGGATTTGCTCGAGACCCCCTATACCAATGATGAAAAGACTCAGCTGAAAAATCTGCTGGATGATCATGAAACCATCATTCGTATCCTGAGAACGCTGGCTACTGATTTTGCTGATAAATATAAAGATCTGGGTTCCAGTGACTATGTAACCGGTTTGCTGCGGGAGCATGAAAAAATGGCCTGGATGTTACGGGCTTTTCTGAAATAA